A single genomic interval of Prunus dulcis chromosome 5, ALMONDv2, whole genome shotgun sequence harbors:
- the LOC117629388 gene encoding 3-isopropylmalate dehydratase small subunit 1-like: MAAISLSLSPNPSFTTTTTHKPSHALSTPTFLKFPTVSPSTIKSLTYAPLPQTPTPCATFSTHAVASPTPSTTFHGLCYVLDDNIDTDQIIPAEYLTLVPSNPSEYKKLESYALCGLPDAHSTRFVDPGKTKSKYSIIIAGSNFGCGSSREHAPVALGAAGVAAVVAESYARIFFRNSVATGEVYPLESEVRVCEECKTGDVVSIELSESRLINHTTGKEYTLKPIGDAGPVIRTGGIFAYAREAGMIPTLTSS; this comes from the coding sequence ATGGCCGCcatctcactctctctctctccaaaccctagcttcacgaccaccaccacccacaAGCCCTCCCACGCCCTCTCTACCCCCACCTTTCTCAAATTCCCAACCGTATCCCCATCCACCATCAAATCCCTTACCTACGCGCCCCTACCCCAAACCCCAACCCCATGCGCCACCTTCTCCACACACGCCGTCGCATCCCCAACCCCATCCACCACTTTCCACGGCCTCTGCTATGTCCTCGATGATAACATCGACACCGATCAGATCATCCCCGCCGAGTACCTGACCCTAGTCCCCTCCAACCCCTCCGAGTACAAGAAGctcgaatcctacgcgctctGCGGTCTCCCGGACGCCCACTCCACGCGCTTCGTGGACCCGGGCAAGACCAAGTCCAAGTACTCGATCATAATCGCGGGCTCGAACTTTGGGTGCGGGTCATCGCGCGAGCACGCGCCAGTGGCCCTAGGGGCGGCGGGCGTTGCTGCGGTAGTGGCGGAATCCTACGCGCGCATCTTCTTCAGGAACTCGGTGGCGACTGGCGAGGTGTACCCGCTGGAGTCGGAGGTTAGGGTTTGCGAGGAGTGCAAGACTGGGGATGTGGTGAGCATCGAGCTGAGCGAGAGCCGTCTGATCAATCACACGACTGGGAAAGAGTACACGTTGAAGCCCATTGGGGATGCAGGCCCTGTTATTAGGACTGGTGGGATTTTTGCTTATGCTAGAGAAGCTGGAATGATTCCCACCTTGACTTCTTCTTAG